Sequence from the Rutidosis leptorrhynchoides isolate AG116_Rl617_1_P2 chromosome 3, CSIRO_AGI_Rlap_v1, whole genome shotgun sequence genome:
CTATGACTTTGATTAGATTTCGGGGAcaaaatctctttaagggggtagatttgtaatatCCGCAAATCCGGTCTAGTTGaaatgactattttgcccttaggatttGACTTGTGTGGAAACGAAACTTTttcaaagaaatatatatatatataccgatttaccaaaatacccttaaAATTGAGGGTATTTACGTTTTCGCCAATGTGAACGGTACTTTTTCATGAGAATTAGTAATCGTTATAATTataattttgtaatttgtaatgtctCGATTCATTTCATGATTCGAACAATTTCATGACGACGATGAACACTTGATTTATGGGTAATTCGAAGTCATAGATGAGTTGACTATAAAAGGGTATATCAGTTTAACCACTTATCAAACCAAATTTAATTTGTCCAATCGAAGAATTTGGTTCTTCTAAATAGTGAACACCCCTAACTATATATGAAGTATACAATTTTGTTGGTGAAAAGATGTTAAAAGTTAAAACATAGGACCTAATTGCAGTTGCGGTTAAGTATTAAAAGTTGGGTAGAAAAAAAAAGATGAAAAAAAACTTAGAAACGTAAACGTTGAATCAATCaataaatattgttaatataaatgttaataaaaATATGTTGAAACATCCAATTTTAATTCGTTATTATCTCCTAATAAAAACACAAGAACTTTCTAAGTCAATCTTGTCCGTTAAATAAGACCATTTGGTACAAGTTACTAATCTAACGGCTCATAATCAACATATTTGAAACGTAATTGATCTCCCAAATTTAACTCCACCTATAAAATGGTAGTTTTGGACTTGTTTCTACTTCACTGTCATTTTTACACCTAAAGTTCTTTCATTTAGCAACCAAAAAAGTGGTATATTTATCATGTTTTTTCTTATTTATTCACTATAACATGAAAATGAACTATGTGTAATACGTTACATTAGCTTTATATGACATTTTGTGAACGTTGTGATCGATGTTTTTGTCCTAACAAAACAACTTGAGTTTAAAATGCGATGCTTATCCCATCAAACTCACGATAGTTTAATttcatttttgatttttttttttttggtagttTATTGATCATGGGAAAGATTTATCCGGTGGTACCTCCTGAATACGTGGCAGCTGTCGATGGATTGAAGACGAAGCTCAAAGACTTATTCGTTCAGACCGGTTCTGCTCCTTTGATGCTCCGACTAGCGTAAGATCTGTGATCATAATAAGCTATGGAGTGCGATAATCTATTAACTTGCACGTGACTAGAGTCACTTAAGTTGTCACTTTAGTGACCAATAATGCGTTACTACATAACTACATTTTGATCATTAAAGTGACATACTTTTGTGACTCGAGAGTAAATATAGCATCATTTTTCgttctttttgtttaaattttttccgTTCTGTTATGTAGATTTCACTCTGCTGGCACATTCGATAAGAACACCAAGACTGGAGGACCGTTTGGTACCATTAGACAGAAAGAAGAACAAAACCATGGTCCCAATGTTGGCTTAGATAAAGCTATAGAGATGTTGGAACCTCTTAAGCAAGAGTTTCAAATTGTTTCATATGGTGATCTCTATGTTGTAAGTCAATTAATTAACATGGTTGATTAATTGTAATATACGTCGAATTATCATCATACTATTCTGGACATTAATAATCTACATTTTTATATAGTTGGCTGGTATTGTTGCTGTTGAAAGCACTGGTGGACCACCTATTACTTTTCACCCAGGCAGGCCGGTAATTGCGTTTTTATTTATCCTCACAAAAAGTCAACCATATTCAACCATATTCAAACTTCAGTAGCAGCATATCTTGAAATTGTTTTTTAATCACAAACAAATTAAGTTCTTAAATTTCATTCTTACAGGATAACCCCACACCTCCGGTAGAAGGCCGTCTCCCTCTTCCCAACCATGGTTCGTGAATAAATCTACAAATTACGAATGTTGATTATATTTGGATTCACAACGTTAAACATTTCATTTTCAGGTCTTGAACAATTACGAGGCGTATTTGTGAACAGTATGGGTCTCAATGACCAAGATCTTGTTGCTCTCTCTGGTGGTCATACCCTAGTTAGTACAATTTGCCAAGTTTCAATTTCGTGGTTATTTTCGATTAACCAACAAACATTCATTAATGTAATTGTTTATGGTTATAGGGATCGGGCCACAAAGATCGTTCGGGGATTGAAGGATCATGGACTACAAACCCCTTGGTCTTTGATAACAGTTACTACAAGTGCGGTTTATTTCCTTTTTTCgctccatacaacataagttttaCATAATTCATGGCTATATATTaagtattgtttttttttttttattttttttttttatttttttttttttattttttttttttttttgttgatagAGAACTACTTGCTGGGGACAAGGCGGGACTTATACAACTCCCTTCTGATAAGGCCCTTCTAGCAGATCCTGCATTACGACCACTTGTTGAGAAATTTGCTTCTGTAAGTACacatttacaagtcatttttaacaTAAAAGAAAACAACCAGATCTATATTTCTATATTCAAATTAATTACAGTAATATATGTCTAATGATATAAGTATCTTTGTGTGAAACGACAAATAGATCAATCTGGATGAGTCAAATAACATAAATCATATCTTTAGAACTTGAAATCTTAATCTTTTTGAGAGACTTTATGTAACCATCTTTGATTTAAATAAATAGTTAACAAAAGTAAACTTATCAATTGCAGGGGCCATTTGGTAGTTAACCATAAGTAGTTAGTAGATATTACtccaatatataaatatacattaccATAATCACCTTAAAATACGAAATCTAAATTTTGTTAAAGCTACATTACTGTTCTAAATTATTAATAGATACAAACATCAATAGTTCAATACATATATGCAGGTTTCTCACTTTGAGTATTGTTTATTGAACAGGATCAAAATGCTTTCTTTCAAGCTTTTGCTGAGTCGTACATGAAGCTTAGCGAGTTGGGGTAAATCGTCAAAACGGTTTTATATCAAATATAATCTAATAACAAACCGGACATACTAATCGTTTTTGCTTGTTGTTTTGCAGATGGGCTGATTCTGAGTAAAGGGACTTGTGTCGTCCTACATCTTTATGTTCTCGTTTTTTTGTCTTTTCTTTTGTATTTCGTTATGAGAATAATAATACGCTCGGAGAACAACCTGGTTGTAGTGTCGCTCTTCTTTTTGTGAGACACATCCGACCTTAATTATAGTTGAACAAATAATAAAAAGTTATTTCAATAGCTTTATAATCAAATtgtttgtagttatatatataGCATTGTGCTTTCAAGTTGGACAATTTTGAGTTACTAGTACTAGTATACCTCTTACATTCCCATTCCCATTTTGTGGCTGAATTtacttttttatttatttgtttacacAATCAGTACAATTTAGAGAGATCTTATATAATTATCACTTGAACTCCAAAAATGGGCTCTTGAGCAAGTATACGACTGCTAGTAATGGCATCGCCGTTGGGATGTCTTTAGTCAAGCGGCTCAATGACGCCGATACTAGCCGGCGCCGTTGATCCGCAGTTGGTCAAGCGTGGTACCGTATGTCATTATTCGGCACATTTCAAGACGTTGCACACGTTTAATTTTGAATAAAAAAGAGCCGTTTGAGGTTTTAACGgatatattgatatttatttttttcttttttattttaaaaCTAAATATCCTATATTAACTAACACTTTCAACTCATATTCACATCAAACTAATTCCAAACACTATCAAAACACATATTTTTTCTCATATCTCATTCaggggtgtgcaccatttggtttcaaaccgaataaaccaaatatcgaatcgaatccaaacaaaaaaaaaacaaacaaaccatattttttaaacgatttttggatcgatcgaaaccgaaaccgaattcgtaATTCGGTTTTTCGTttagttttcggttttgaaaattttaaattcggttaaccgaaaaccgaattaaaaaTCTAATTCAATTTAttaacatattaaaacatatttataattataatatttatatacttatattatatttgatgtattattacatttttattaaacaataaacatgttatatacccTGTATACTTAAATTAATTCCACAACCGTTATTCCTAATTTATATGTAGTTTATGGCCGTTAGGTtttttatttttagtgattttcggttttaaccgaaaccaaaccgaaatcaaattcggtttttggttcggttttggttatgattttgatatttaaatttggtttcggtttggttttctgttttgattttataagtttcaaaatCGAAAAactcgaaccgatgaacacccctaatcTCATTCCAAacctcacaaaaaaaaaaaaaaaaaaaaaactaccaagCAACCTCTAAATACAATCACTATCGATATGTGGCAATCGTTACTCCAAGATAGCACGCAACACAACATTGTCATTCCAAGGTCAGGATCATCTTCTTTCCCCAAACAAAATTTTCCCCTATAAAATTTCCCCCAACAAAATGTGGGTTTCGCGGGGTACAGCACGCGAATCTCAAATCAACATTATCGGGAACTCTCAAACTACCGGGATACTTTGGGCCACCGTCCGAGTGTAGCACAACAGTTTGGTAAACGAGCCTCGCCGACAAGATCAATAAACTAAAAAATGGAGTAAGATGTATAAAGACATCAAGATATTCACTGTAATTTACGAAAAGCTTGCAAAACATTGGTAAAGTGGACATTCGGACGCGGATATTATGAAACATGCGAAAAAACACTTCAAAATTCAAACGAGTAGGTCATTCGTATATGAAGAAGCTTGGCGAAGTCTAAAAGATTGTCCTCAAATTTAACTTATGAAGGCTTCAATAATAAACGTCAAGAACTTGAGACGATTAGTTTAATAGATCATGATATGACCCCGACACCGAACACTTATGTACCAAATTTGTAGCCTTTCTTTCAAGGAGATCCTATAAGTCGTCCTCGACGCTGTGATAGTTCTAAAAGTGCTAGGAGTTATGGTTCTTCGAATGCGGCTTCTCGTTATTCTTTAAAAGAAGCTCGAGCTCACGTTATCGATTTCGCGACTGCTACAAGGCTAACTAAGGAGGAGTTACGAAAGGAAGCACAAACTCGTACGATGTTTGATGGTTTAAGACTTCTATCTAAATCAGTTTCTCAAGACATTCCTCCGGAATAATATAATTTGGTCATGAGATATCGTAACAAGCTTACCAAAAAATACGCCAAAGAGTACAAGTCCGACGACGAGGAAGAATAATTCTATCTTTTTAAATTGGTAGTTTTTAACTAtgtattgttttttttttaattttatatgtaCTTGTTTTTAGTGTAACGTGTGCTTTTATTTAATgaaattttctatttttatataatttatattttgaagtttttaataatttttttatttatacataaatataatacgcttaataataataataataataataataataataataataataataataataatattaataataaaaatagtaatcataatattattaataataataatattaataatataataatattaatataaaaatattaaatattaaaagtgaggtaaaaaaaatttagtttttaaagTCAACTCGATTAATTTAAATTTAACCTCATATTGCACAAATAAGATAGAAAAAATGTCAATATTCTAAAATTTAAATCTAATAGTTATTCCTTAATAATTGTTGTTTTATTTTATTTCATGGTTGACACATTCATTGTAACCATGAACAagacatatataaattttaataatgttgttattaaagttgtgattgcatacatagtcCGTAATGCCTCGACTTAAGATTTTGGTTTTGTGTGAAAGTTGTGATTGTTGGTCAAAAAAAATTTCAGTCATGTTAGTTATTTGATTTATTGAGAGACATAGAAAGCATAGTTGTATTGTATCTACTTTCAATTTCATAGTATTTGTATTTAAGTTCTTTTTAATTTATAAAAGTACTAGATTAgttatatttttcaattttaaataaatataacaagATAAATATTGAAGATAATAATGCAACATGGAGTTTGGATCGAGTGAAAGCTAAAAGATTGTTCTTCGATTGACCTCTTGATTTCTTGTTGGCTCATGGGATTAAGCATGAGATTTATGGGCTAGTCTATGTGTGATGTCATGCATGATTGTGCTTTATTTAAACGTTTATTTATAATTGTTGATAGTAGTTTATGCTAATTTGTTTATGATAAAAACATAAAATGTGACACGTAACAAGTTTGAAGATTTAAATTGAGGATTATAAAAATAAACTTGATCTAATGAGTTTAAAAATAGACTATTTTaaaacacaaataatatatataggcaACATCTTTTAAAATTATTTTAAATGGATACATGTTTCTGTAGTTGTTATTTTGGTTTTCTAGACATAAAATAACAAGCTAGACGCATAAACATGATCGACATATATAATTAGTTAAAATGAGTTTTAACAAATAGTGCAACGTGTAACGACCCaattttttcgacttatatttgtgcttgttaatttcacgaatctgcgtatttgtgcgtactgtgttgg
This genomic interval carries:
- the LOC139898993 gene encoding L-ascorbate peroxidase, cytosolic-like: MGKIYPVVPPEYVAAVDGLKTKLKDLFVQTGSAPLMLRLAFHSAGTFDKNTKTGGPFGTIRQKEEQNHGPNVGLDKAIEMLEPLKQEFQIVSYGDLYVLAGIVAVESTGGPPITFHPGRPDNPTPPVEGRLPLPNHGLEQLRGVFVNSMGLNDQDLVALSGGHTLGSGHKDRSGIEGSWTTNPLVFDNSYYKELLAGDKAGLIQLPSDKALLADPALRPLVEKFASDQNAFFQAFAESYMKLSELGWADSE